In the Passer domesticus isolate bPasDom1 chromosome 4, bPasDom1.hap1, whole genome shotgun sequence genome, one interval contains:
- the KDR gene encoding vascular endothelial growth factor receptor 2: MERGAARLLAVLLCLAPGLFMSLDQPTLSIQKDVLTIMANNTLNITCRGQRPLEWSWPSKQSNAERRISVTDCSDGPYCKTLTLSKVIGNDTGDYKCLYRDNQAATTIYVYVQDYRSPFVTSVSDQLGIVYITKNKTVVVPCLGTVSNLNVSLHAKYPEKIFVPDGKSISWNNKKGFTIPSHLINYAGMVFCEAKIDDESYQSVIYIVAVVGYRIYDLTMNPHNEVELAVGEKLVLNCTVRTELNVGIDFKWDYPSIKEKRATIRDVKTTAGEIKKFVSTLTIDSVSLSDNGRYTCAASSGRMNMKNSSYFVIHESPFIHLEKMENVVETRLGDTVKIPVKFKGYPPPEVKWYKNVKAINANHTVKLGYALVITEATEKDAGNYTVVLTNPINKMQKRHTFTLLVNVPPQIGENALMAPVDSYKYGSTQALTCTVYAVPPPTSVLWQWQLEEECTFSPQKVRSGANPYACKKWKMISERKGGNQVEIKHRVVTIAGKTKTVSTLVIQAANVSALYRCMAMNRAGSSERVISFHVTRGLEINVQPQNQLTEKDNTSLRCTADKFTFEKLSWYKLSAHVSQTPFGGLPMPVCKNLNALQKLNGTVSNTNGENVTLELILRNISLQDGGDYVCIAQDKKAKTQHCLVKHLSVQEPMAPTLVGNLENQTTNIGETIEVSCAVNGIPPPSIMWFKNNETLVEDSGIVLKDGNKTLTIRRVRKEDGGLYTCLACNALGCSKAVAFFSVEGAEEKTNLELIILVGTAVIAMFFWLLLVIILRTVKRANGGDMKTGYLSIIMDPDEVPIDEHCERLPYDASKWEFPRDRLKLGKPLGRGAFGQVIEADAFGIDKTATCKTVAVKMLKEGATHSEHRALMSELKILIHIGHHLNVVNLLGACTKPGGPLMVIVEYCKFGNLSAYLRSKRSEFIPYKTKCARFRQGKENYVGDVSSDLKQRLDSITSSQSSASSGFVEERSLSDVEEEDAGPEDLCKNPLTMEDLICYSFQVARGMEFLASRKCIHRDLAARNILLSDNNVVKICDFGLARDIYKDPDYVRKGDARLPLKWMAPETIFDRVYTIQSDVWSFGVLLWEIFSLGASPYPGVKIDEEFCRRLKEGTRMRAPDYTTPEMYQTMLDCWHGDPKQRPTFSELVEHLGNLLQANVRQDGKDYVVLPLSVSLNMEEDSGLSLPTSPASCREEEEVCDPKFHYDNTAGISQYRQGSKRKSRPASVKTFEDVPLVTTVKVVQEENQTDSGMVLASEELKALEESEKQVKIPFSTLVPSKSNESVMSEASNQTSGYQSGYHSDDMDTTVYSSEETELLCAQEASPPLCRAHGLPYESPAPL; this comes from the exons AGGTCAGAGACCACTGGAGTGGTCGTGGCCAAGCAAGCAGAGCAATGCTGAGAGGCGTATCTCCGTGACAGACTGCAGTGATGGCCCCTACTGCAAGACACTTACTCTGAGCAAAGTCATTGGCAATGACACAGGGGACTACAAGTGCCTTTACAGGGACAACCAGGCAGCTACAACCATTTATGTTTATGTTCAAG ATTACAGATCACCATTTGTGACTTCAGTGAGTGATCAGCTTGGCATTGTATACATCACTAAGAATAAAACTGTGGTAGTGCCGTGCCTTGGAACCGTATCAAATCTCAATGTATCTCTACATGCG AAATATCCAGAAAAGATATTTGTTCCTGACGGTAAATCCATTTCATggaataataaaaaaggcttCACTATACCCAGTCATTTAATCAACTATGCAGGCATGGTCTTCTGCGAAGCTAAAATAGACGATGAAAGCTACCAGTCTGTGATATACATAGTTGCAGTTGTAG GGTACCGAATTTATGACCTGACAATGAACCCACACAACGAAGTAGAGCTGGCAGTGGGAGAAAAACTTGTTCTCAATTGCACTGTAAGGACAGAGCTGAATGTGGGAATTGATTTTAAATGGGACTACCCTTCCATCAAG GAAAAACGTGCCACTATTAGGGATGTAAAAACCACTGCAGGAGAAATAAAGAAGTTTGTGAGCACCCTTACCATTGACAGTGTGTCCTTAAGTGACAATGGTCGATACACTTGCGCAGCATCCAGTGGTCGTATGAACATGAAAAACAGCAGTTACTTTGTTATCCACG aaAGTCCTTTTATTCacctggagaaaatggagaatGTTGTTGAGACAAGGCTAGGCGACACAGTCAAAATTCCTGTCAAGTTTAAAGGATATCCTCCACCAGAGGTTAAATG gtataaaaatgtaaaagccATCAATGCAAATCACACAGTTAAACTTGGCTATGCATTAGTGATCACTGAAGCAACTGAAAAGGACGCAGGGAATTACACGGTTGTCCTTACAAACCCCATTAACAAGATGCAGAAAAGACATACATTTACCCTGCTGGTAAATG TGCCCCCCCAGATCGGTGAGAATGCTCTGATGGCCCCCGTGGACTCCTACAAGTACGGCTCGACCCAAGCGCTCACCTGCACCGTCTACGCCGTGCCGCCGCCCACCTCCGTGCTCTGGCAAtggcagctggaggaggagtGCACCTTCAGCCCCCA GAAAGTTCGCTCAGGAGCCAATCCATATGCATgcaagaaatggaaaatgatCTCAGAGAGAAAGGGTGGGAATCAGGTTGAAATTAAGCACCGGGTCGTCACTATTGCTGGGAAAACAAAG ACTGTGAGCACCCTCGTGATTCAAGCAGCAAATGTATCTGCTTTGTACAGATGTATGGCCATGAACAGGGCTGGGTCAAGTGAGAGAGTGATCTCCTTCCATGTGACCA GGGGTCTTGAAATTAATGTCCAGCCCCAGAATCAACTGACAGAGAAGGATAACACATCCTTGCGATGCACAGCAGACAAGTTCACCTTTGAGAAGCTATCATGGTACAAGCTCAGTGCTCATGTTTCACAGACTCCCTTCGGAGGGCTGCCCATGCCTGTTTGCAAGAACCTCAATGCTCTCCAGAAGCTGAACGGGACAGTTTCAAATACCAATGGTGAAAACGTCACCTTAGAGCTCATCCTTCGTAACATCTCCCTCCAAGATGGAGGGGACTATGTTTGCATTGCTCAGGACAAAAAGGCTaaaacacagcactgcctgGTGAAGCACCTCTCTGTTCAAG AGCCCATGGCACCCACACTTGTTGGAAATCTGGAAAATCAAACAACAAATATTGGTGAAACTATAGAAGTGTCATGTGCAGTGAATGGCATTCCTCCTCCAAGCATCATGTGGTTTAAAAATAATGAGACACTTGTGGAAGATTCAG GTATTGTTTTGAAAGATGGAAACAAAACACTAACCATCCGTCGAGTGAGGAAAGAAGATGGAGGGCTGTACACCTGCCTTGCATGCAATGCCCTGGGATGCAGCAAAGCAGTGGCTTTTTTTTCAGTGGAAG GCgctgaagagaaaacaaatctgGAGCTCATTATCCTCGTTGGCACTGCAGTGATTGCCATGTTCTTCTGGTTGCTTCTTGTAATCATCCTCCGGACCGTTAAGCGG GCCAACGGAGGGGACATGAAGACTGGCTACTTGTCAATCATCATGGATCCTGATGAAGTCCCTATAGATGAGCACTGTGAGCGGCTCCCATATGATGCCAGCAAGTGGGAGTTTCCCAGAGACCGGCTAAAGCTAG GTAAACCTCTTGGACGTGGAGCTTTTGGCCAGGTCATAGAAGCAGATGCATTTGGGATTGACAAAACTGCTACCTGCAAAACAGTGGCAGTGAAAATGCTGAAAG AAGGGGCAACTCATAGTGAGCACAGAGCACTTATGTCAGAGCTGAAGATACTCATTCATATTGGCCATCATCTCAATGTTGTCAATTTACTTGGAGCCTGCACAAAGCCAGGAG ggcCACTCATGGTGATTGTGGAATATTGCAAGTTTGGAAATCTGTCAGCTTACCTACGGAGCAAGAGGAGTGAATTTATCCCGTACAAG ACCAAGTGTGCCAGATTTAGGCAGGGGAAGGAGAACTACGTTGGTGATGTCTCTTCTGACCTGAAGCAACGGCTCGACAGCATCACgagcagccagagctcagcAAGCTCTGGCTTTGTGGAGGAGCGGTCCTTGAGTGACGTGGAAGAGGAGGATG CTGGTCCTGAAGACCTTTGCAAGAACCCTTTGACCATGGAGGACCTCATCTGTTATAGCTTCCAGGTGGCAAGAGGAATGGAGTTCTTGGCTTCACGCAAA TGCATCCACAGGGACCTGGCTGCTCGTAATATCCTCTTGTCAGACAATAACGTGGTCAAAATCTGTGATTTTGGCTTGGCTCGAGACATCTACAAAGACCCAGATTACGTCAGGAAAGGAGAT GCCAGACTACCCCTAAAATGGATGGCACCGGAGACCATTTTTGATAGAGTATATACCATTCAGAGTGATGTATGGTCCTTTGGAGTTCTGCTGTGGGAGATATTTTCATTAG GAGCATCACCGTACCCTGGAGTGAAAATTGATGAGGAATTTTGCAGAAGACTGAAAGAAGGAACGAGAATGAGAGCACCAGACTATACAACACCAGAAAT GTATCAAACAATGTTGGATTGCTGGCATGGAGATCCTAAGCAGAGACCAACATTTTCAGAGCTGGTGGAGCACTTGGGGAATTTACTGCAAGCCAACGTCCGTCAG GATGGTAAAGACTACGTTGTCCTTCCTTTGTCAGTATCATTGAATATGGAAGAGGATTCGGGTCTCTCTCTCCCAACTTCACCTGCTTCCTgtagggaggaagaggaagtcTGTGATCCTAAATTCCATTATGACAACACAGCAGGAATTAG tCAGTACCGACAAGGTAGCAAGAGAAAAAGCCGCCCCGCAAGTGTGAAAACATTTGAAGATGTCCCATTGGTAACCACTGTAAAAGTTGTTCAGGAG GAAAACCAGACAGATAGTGGAATGGTTCTTGCatctgaagagctgaaggcatTGGAAGAGAGTGAGAAACAAGTGAAAATACCCTTTAG CACGCTGGTGCCCAGCAAGAGTAACGAGTCCGTCATGTCCGAAGCCTCCAACCAGACGAGTGGGTACCAGTCAGGATACCACTCGGATGACATGGACACCACCGTCTACTCCAGCGAGGAAACAGAACTCTTGTGTGCCCAGGAGGCTTCGCCGCCGCTCTGCCGCGCCCATGGGCTCCCCTACGAGAGCCCCGCGCCGCTCTAG